One region of Budorcas taxicolor isolate Tak-1 chromosome 3, Takin1.1, whole genome shotgun sequence genomic DNA includes:
- the HRNR gene encoding hornerin, which yields MSTLLENINGIIKIFHKYSKTDKEADTLSKKELKELLEVEFRPVLKNPDDPDTTEVFMHILDVDHNKKIDFTEFFLMVFKLAHAYYNYTQRQNLQTAGQKQKKYTYRYEDEEDDTEEEKEETKRKYSHSRSVTVKTMGQTSRRADTRKDIHEIQVGNPYSLMEDQGPVQGIKMILSRLMQEIILPTQNPNKRHTVNLSTEGQETLGKDRGATMSSQETAPETLELDMDKPQLNLEIADIENPVLVKPVTVWDTPEIQVGILRQLMEDLVPAQGINMVPPMVRQGTVIGTQRPIKGATMRDMPEIQVGILRQLMEDLVPAQEINMDLPMAILETVLGTQSPIKRDIVNLSMEGQDPAMGKGRGATMSSQETAPDSLGLNRDKPPLDLEAAGTGNPVLVRPVTLQEINMDLSMDRQETVLGTQSPIKEGTVILSTKGLDQARGKDRGATMSSQGTAPDSLELVMDKPPLDPEAVGTGNPVLVRPVTVKDIQKTQVDSPWQLKEDLVPAQETNVDLRMARQETVLGTQHLIKGGTVNLSMKAQETNMELPMARQEIVLGAQRPIKGATTRDTQEIQVDIPRQLMEDLVPAQETNMDLSMARQETVLGTQSPVKRGTVNLSMKGQDPVQGKGRGATMSSQGTAPDSLELVMDKPPLDPEAVGTGNPVLVRPVTAKDIQKTQLQEINMDLSMDRQETVLGTQSPIKEGTVILSTKGLDQARGKDRGATMSSQGTAPDSLELVMDKPPLDPEAVGTGNPVLVRPVTVKDIQKTQVDSPWQLKEDLVPAQETNVDLRMARQETVLGTQHLIKGGTVNLSMKAQETNMELPMARQEIVLGAQRPIKGATTRDTQEIQVDIPRQLMEDLVPAQETNMDLSMARQETVLGTQSPVKRGTVNLSMKGQDPAQGKGRGATMSTQGTAPDSLELVMDKPPLDPEAVGTGNPVLVRPVTAKDIQKTQKSLPTPPAGGGKKHIIYDAFTLQEQRMSKLLKSIITVIDIFYQYANQDGECDMLNKAELKELLENEFGQILKNPDDPDTVDIIMQNLDQDHNKKVEFTEYLLMIFKLARACNKIVSKDYCQASGSKQRDHSHQDQEEQSEIEEEDEGQKSSSSNLSWSEGENDSHSRGSGGSIRHRSRSRSRITGHQGGLSKGHVSHSEDQSFSSDQNWSDSNESLGKGNCSTSSSSEVSSYDQRRSGSRQPSSSIQHGSGSGQSSGYGQHRSSSSQSSGFSHHGTGIGQSSSYEQHSSTSRQSPNCSQHGPSLSHSTSCGQYGSGSGQSSSCGQQSSGSSQSVNHGQHRSESSQTSSYGQQRTGSGQSSGCRQHRSGSGESSGFNQHRTGLGQSSSYEQHGSTSGQSQSCGQHRSSLGQSSSYGQHGSSQYSGHSQHRSGSCQSSGHSQHGSGSGQSSGCGQHGSRSRESSGFGQHGSGLDQSSSYGQHSSTSGQSSGCGQQRSNLGQSSSYGQRGSSQYGSNQSYSHSRHRSGSRQSSGHSRHGSGSGQSSSFGQCGSSSRESSGFGQHGSGLGQSSSFGQHGSTSGQSSHCGQQRSNLGQSSSYGQHGSSQSYSHSRRRSGSSQSSGHSRHGSGLGQSSSYGQHGSTSGQSSSCSQQGSNLGQSSSYGQHGSSQSYSHRRHRSGSSQSSGHSRHGSGLGQSSSYGQHGSTSGQSSSCSQQGSNLGQSSSYGQHGSSQSYSHRRHRSGSSQSSGHSRHGSGLGQSSSYGQHGSTSGQSSSCSQQGSNLGQSSSYGQHGSSQSYSHSRRRSGSSQSSGHSRHGSGLGQSSSYGQHGSTSGQSSSCSQQGSNLGQSSSYGQHGSSQSYSHRRHRSGSSQSSGHSRHGSGLGQSSSYGQHGSTSGQSSSCSQQGSNLGQSSSYGQHGSSQSYSHSRRRSGSSQSSGHSRHGSGLGQSSSYGQHGSTSGQSSSCSQQGSNLGQSSSYGQHGSSQSYSHSRRRSGSSQSSSCGQHGSSSRESSGFGQHGSGLGQSSSYRQHSSTSGQSSSCSQQGSNLGQSSSYGQWGSSQYGSSQSSRNSRHRSGSSQSSGHSRHGSGSGQSSSCGQRGSSSRESSGFGQHGSGLGQSSSYGQHGSTSGQSSSCSQQGSNLGQSSSYGQRGSSQYGSSQSSGCRQQGSGSGQSSSCGQHGSSSRESSGFGQHGSGLGQSSTYGHHGSTSGQSSSCGQNISGSGQSSSYGQHISGSGQSSSYGQCGSGLSQSSHYSQQRSGLGQSSGHVQCGTGSSQSSSRSQFGSGWSQSSSYGQHRSGSGQCSTQSQHGSGLGQCSTSEQHGPGSCHSSSSGQCDSGSGQCSSYEQYELQGRYYEFFEDDKHNFFTDAAMVGMTEVEKHIRWLLWKETTFPTRKQNQALHKEMDATMPNQKTAPDAMELAMNKPSMDLDAGDTEIPVLMRPVKAKDIQEM from the exons TAAAAAAGAGCTGAAGGAACTGCTGGAAGTGGAGTTTCGGCCCGTCTTGAAG AATCCAGATGACCCAGACACCACTGAAGTTTTCATGCATATCCTCGATGTAGATCACAACAAGAAAATAGACTTTACAGAGTTTTTTCTGATGGTATTCAAGTTGGCTCATGCATATTATAATTATACTCAAAGACAGAATTTACAGACAGcaggacaaaaacagaaaaagtataCATACCGCTACGAAGATGAAGAAGATgatacagaagaagaaaaagaagaaacaaaaagaaagtacAGTCATTCAAGAAGTG TCACAGTAAAAACTATGGGTCAAACATCACGAAGGGCAGATACACGGAAGGACATTCACGAGATACAGGTAGGAAATCCGTATTCACTCATGGAAGATCAGGGTCCAGTTCAAGGAATCAAAATGATTCTGTCCAGACTCATGCAGGAGATAATTCTACCCACTCAGAATCCCAACAAGAGACACACAGTGAATCTGTCAACAGAAGGTCAAGAAACACTGGGCAAAGACAGGGGAGCCACCATGAGCAGTCAAGAGACAGCTCCAGAGACTCTGGAACTCGACATGGACAAACCTCAGCTGAATCTGGAAATAGCAGACATAGAGAATCCAGTGTTAGTCAAGCCAGTGACAGTGTGGGACACGCCAGAGATTCAGGTAGGCATTCTGAGACAACTCATGGAAGACCTGGTTCCAGCTCAAGGAATCAACATGGTTCCTCCCATGGTCAGACAGGGGACAGTTATAGGCACTCAGAGACCAATCAAGGGAGCCACAATGAGAGACATGCCAGAGATTCAGGTAGGCATTCTCAGACAACTCATGGAAGACCTGGTTCCAGCTCAAGAAATCAACATGGATCTTCCCATGGCCATACTGGAGACAGTTCTAGGCACTCAGAGTCCCATCAAGAGAGACATAGTGAATCTGTCCATGGAAGGTCAGGATCCAGCAATGggcaaaggcagaggagccaccATGAGCAGCCAAGAGACAGCTCCAGACAGTCTGGGTCTCAACAGGGACAAACCTCCTCTGGATCTGGAAGCAGCAGGCACAGGCAATCCAGTGTTAGTCAGGCCAGTGACA CTTCAAGAAATCAACATGGATCTGTCCATGGACAGACAGGAGACAGTTCTAGGCACTCAGAGTCCCATCAAGGAAGGCACAGTGATACTGTCCACCAAAGGTCTGGATCAAGCACGGGGCAAAGACAGGGGAGCCACCATGAGCAGTCAAGGGACAGCTCCAGACAGTCTGGAACTGGTCATGGACAAACCTCCACTGGATCCGGAAGCAGTAGGCACAGGCAATCCAGTGTTAGTCAGGCCAGTGACAGTGAAGGACATTCAGAAGACTCAGGTAGACAGTCCGTGGCAACTCAAGGAAGATTTGGTTCCAGCTCAAGAAACCAACGTGGATCTTCGCATGGCCAGACAGGAGACAGTCCTAGGCACTCAGCATCTCATCAAGGGAGGCACAGTGAATCTGTCCATGAAAG CTCAAGAAACCAACATGGAGCTTCCCATGGCCAGACAGGAGATAGTTCTAGGCGCTCAGAGACCAATCAAGGGAGCCACCACGAGAGACACGCAAGAGATTCAGGTAGACATTCCGAGACAACTCATGGAAGACCTGGTTCCAGCTCAAGAAACCAACATGGATCTGTCCATGGCCAGACAGGAGACAGTCCTAGGCACTCAGAGTCCCGTCAAGAGAGGCACAGTGAATCTGTCCATGAAAGGTCAGGATCCAGTACAGGGCAAAGGCAGGGGAGCCACCATGAGCAGTCAAGGGACAGCTCCAGACAGTCTGGAACTGGTCATGGACAAACCTCCACTGGATCCGGAAGCAGTAGGCACAGGCAATCCAGTGTTAGTCAGGCCAGTGACAGCGAAGGACATTCAGAAGACTCAG CTTCAAGAAATCAACATGGATCTGTCCATGGACAGACAGGAGACAGTTCTAGGCACTCAGAGTCCCATCAAGGAAGGCACAGTGATACTGTCCACCAAAGGTCTGGATCAAGCACGGGGCAAAGACAGGGGAGCCACCATGAGCAGTCAAGGGACAGCTCCAGACAGTCTGGAACTGGTCATGGACAAACCTCCACTGGATCCGGAAGCAGTAGGCACAGGCAATCCAGTGTTAGTCAGGCCAGTGACAGTGAAGGACATTCAGAAGACTCAGGTAGACAGTCCGTGGCAACTCAAGGAAGATTTGGTTCCAGCTCAAGAAACCAACGTGGATCTTCGCATGGCCAGACAGGAGACAGTCCTAGGCACTCAGCATCTCATCAAGGGAGGCACAGTGAATCTGTCCATGAAAG CTCAAGAAACCAACATGGAGCTTCCCATGGCCAGACAGGAGATAGTTCTAGGCGCTCAGAGACCAATCAAGGGAGCCACCACGAGAGACACGCAAGAGATTCAGGTAGACATTCCGAGACAACTCATGGAAGACCTGGTTCCAGCTCAAGAAACCAACATGGATCTGTCCATGGCCAGACAGGAGACAGTCCTAGGCACTCAGAGTCCCGTCAAGAGAGGCACAGTGAATCTGTCCATGAAAGGTCAGGATCCAGCACAGGGCAAAGGCAGGGGAGCCACCATGAGCACTCAAGGGACAGCTCCAGACAGTCTGGAACTGGTCATGGACAAACCTCCACTGGATCCGGAAGCAGTAGGCACAGGCAATCCAGTGTTAGTCAGGCCAGTGACAGCGAAGGACATTCAGAAGACTCAG AAAAGCTTGCCAACCCCTCCTGCAGGGGGGGGCAAAAAACACATCATCTATGATGCTTTCACGCTACAAGAACAGAG GATGTCAAAACTCCTAAAAAGCATCATTACTGTCATCGATATTTTCTACCAATATGCCAACCAGGATGGGGAGTGTGACATGTTGAACAAGGCAGAACTGAAAGAACTTTTGGAAAATGAGTTTGGTCAAATTCTGAAG AATCCAGATGATCCAGACACTGTAGATATCATCATGCAAAATCTAGATCAAGACCATAACAAGAAAGTAGAATTTACTGAGTACCTTCTGATGATATTCAAGCTGGCTCGGGCCTGTAATAAAATTGTCAGCAAAGATTACTGCCAAGCTTCAGGGTCAAAGCAAAGAGATCACAGTCACCAGGACCAAGAGGAACAGAGTGAAATAGAAGAGGAGGATGAAGGGCAAAAATCATCTTCCAGTAACTTAAGTTGGAGTGAAGGAGAGAATGATTCCCATTCCAGAGGCTCGGGAGGTAGCATTAGACACAGGTCTAGGTCCAGGTCCAGAATAACTGGGCATCAAGGAGGCTTGTCTA AAGGGCATGTGAGCCACTCAGAGGATCAGTCTTTCAGTTCTGATCAAAACTGGTCTGACTCAAATGAATCTCTGGGGA AAGGAAACTGTTCTACTTCTAGTTCAAGTGAGGTATCTAGTTATGACCAACGCAGGTCAGGCTCAAGACAGCCATCTAGCAGTATCCAACATGGGTCTGGATCAGGTCAATCCTCTGGCTATGGACAACATAGATCTAGCTCAAGTCAGTCTTCTGGCTTTAGTCACCACGGAACTGGCATAGGTCAATCCTCTAGCTATGAACAGCATAGTTCTACTTCAAGACAGTCACCGAACTGTAGCCAACATGGACCTAGCTTAAGTCACTCTACTAGCTGTGGTCAGTATGGATCTGGGTCAGGTCAGTCATCCAGCTGTGGCCAACAGAGTTCTGGATCAAGTCAATCTGTTAATCATGGCCAGCATAGGTCTGAATCAAGTCAGACATCTAGCTATGGCCAACAAAGGACTGGCTCCGGTCAGTCTTCTGGCTGTAGACAACACAGGTCTGGCTCAGGAGAGTCTTCTGGATTTAATCAGCATAGAACTGGCTTAGGTCAATCCTCTAGCTATGAACAACATGGTTCTACCTCAGGACAGTCACAAAGCTGTGGCCAACATAGATCGAGCTTAGGTCAGTCCTCTAGCTATGGTCAACATGGCTCAAGTCAGTATTCTGGTCACAGTCAACACAGGTCTGGCTCATGTCAGTCTTCTGGCCACAGCCAACATGGATCTGGCTCAGGTCAGTCTTCCGGCTGTGGTCAGCATGGTTCTAGGTCGAGAGAGTCATCTGGCTTTGGTCAACATGGATCTGGCTTGGATCAGTCCTCTAGCTATGGACAACACAGTTCTACTTCTGGACAGTCATCAGGCTGTGGCCAGCAGAGATCTAACTTAGGTCAGTCCTCTAGCTATGGTCAACGGGGCTCAAGTCAATATGGCTCAAATCAGTCTTATAGCCACAGCCGACACAGGTCTGGCTCACGTCAGTCTTCTGGCCACAGCCGACATGGGTCTGGCTCAGGTCAGTCTTCCAGCTTTGGTCAGTGTGGTTCTAGCTCAAGAGAGTCATCTGGCTTTGGTCAGCATGGCTCAGGCTTAGGTCAATCCTCTAGCTTTGGGCAACATGGTTCTACTTCAGGACAGTCGTCACACTGTGGCCAGCAGAGATCTAACTTAGGTCAGTCCTCCAGCTATGGTCAACATGGCTCAAGTCAATCTTACAGCCACAGCAGACGCAGATCTGGCTCAAGTCAGTCTTCTGGCCACAGCCGACATGGATCTGGCTTAGGTCAGTCCTCTAGCTATGGACAGCATGGTTCTACTTCAGGACAGTCATCAAGCTGCAGCCAACAGGGATCTAACTTAGGTCAGTCCTCCAGCTATGGTCAACATGGCTCAAGTCAATCTTACAGCCACCGCCGACACAGATCTGGCTCAAGTCAGTCTTCTGGCCACAGCCGACATGGATCTGGCTTAGGTCAGTCCTCTAGCTATGGACAGCATGGTTCTACTTCAGGACAGTCATCAAGCTGCAGCCAACAGGGATCTAACTTAGGTCAGTCCTCCAGCTATGGTCAACATGGCTCAAGTCAATCTTACAGCCACCGCCGACACAGATCTGGCTCAAGTCAGTCTTCTGGCCACAGCCGACATGGATCTGGCTTAGGTCAGTCCTCTAGCTATGGACAGCATGGTTCTACTTCAGGACAGTCATCAAGCTGCAGCCAACAGGGATCTAACTTAGGTCAGTCCTCCAGCTATGGTCAACATGGCTCAAGTCAATCTTACAGCCACAGCAGACGCAGATCTGGCTCAAGTCAGTCTTCTGGCCACAGCCGACATGGATCTGGCTTAGGTCAGTCCTCTAGCTATGGACAGCATGGTTCTACTTCAGGACAGTCATCAAGCTGCAGCCAACAGGGATCTAACTTAGGTCAGTCCTCCAGCTATGGTCAACATGGCTCAAGTCAATCTTACAGCCACCGCCGACACAGATCTGGCTCAAGTCAGTCTTCTGGCCACAGCCGACATGGATCTGGCTTAGGTCAGTCCTCTAGCTATGGACAACATGGTTCTACTTCAGGACAGTCATCAAGCTGCAGCCAACAGGGATCTAACTTAGGTCAGTCCTCCAGCTATGGTCAACATGGCTCAAGTCAATCTTACAGCCACAGCAGACGCAGATCTGGCTCAAGTCAGTCTTCTGGCCACAGCCGACATGGATCTGGCTTAGGTCAGTCCTCTAGCTATGGACAGCATGGTTCTACTTCAGGACAGTCATCAAGCTGCAGCCAACAGGGATCTAACTTAGGTCAGTCCTCCAGCTATGGTCAACATGGCTCAAGTCAATCTTACAGCCACAGCAGACGCAGATCTGGCTCAAGTCAGTCTTCTAGCTGTGGTCAGCATGGTTCTAGCTCAAGAGAGTCATCTGGCTTTGGTCAACATGGATCTGGCTTAGGTCAGTCCTCTAGCTACAGACAACACAGTTCTACTTCAGGACAGTCATCAAGCTGCAGCCAACAGGGATCTAACTTAGGTCAGTCCTCCAGCTATGGTCAATGGGGCTCAAGTCAATATGGCTCAAGTCAATCTTCTCGCAATAGCCGACACAGATCTGGCTCAAGTCAGTCTTCTGGCCACAGCCGACATGGATCTGGCTCAGGTCAGTCTTCTAGCTGTGGTCAGCGTGGTTCTAGCTCAAGAGAGTCATCTGGCTTTGGTCAACATGGCTCAGGCTTAGGTCAATCCTCTAGCTACGGACAACATGGTTCTACTTCAGGACAGTCATCAAGCTGCAGCCAACAGGGATCTAACTTAGGTCAGTCTTCCAGCTATGGTCAACGTGGCTCAAGTCAATATGGTTCAAGTCAGTCTTCTGGCTGCAGACAACAAGGATCTGGCTCAGGTCAGTCTTCTAGCTGTGGTCAGCATGGTTCTAGCTCAAGAGAGTCATCTGGCTTTGGTCAACATGGATCTGGCTTAGGTCAGTCCTCTACATATGGACACCATGGGTCTACTTCAGGACAATCATCAAGCTGTGGTCAAAATATATCTGGATCAGGTCAGTCTTCCAGTTATGGTCAACATATATCTGGATCAGGTCAGTCTTCTAGCTATGGCCAATGTGGGTCTGGATTAAGTCAATCTTCTCACTATAGTCAACAGAGGTCTGGATTAGGACAGTCTTCTGGCCATGTCCAGTGTGGCACTGGCTCAAGTCAGTCCTCTAGCCGCAGTCAATTTGGGTCTGGATGGAGTCAGTCTTCTAGCTATGGCCAACACAGATCTGGCTCAGGTCAGTGTTCTACCCAGAGTCAGCATGGATCAGGCCTGGGTCAGTGTTCTACTTCTGAACAACATGGGCCTGGCTCATGTCACTCATCTAGCTCTGGACAATGTGATTCTGGATCTGGTCAGTGTTCTAGCTATGAGCAATATGAATTACAAGGGAGAT